From Halobacillus sp. Marseille-Q1614, the proteins below share one genomic window:
- a CDS encoding prepilin-type N-terminal cleavage/methylation domain-containing protein: MNNKGFTLIEVISAFGLLMIIILFTLPSLSQLRMEQKYLSIERSTILKLEKKISELNSDASYPFSVKDERVEYEFFLSSDYIEGCAVWEGYRDQKKEICMYSPLQ, translated from the coding sequence ATGAACAATAAAGGATTCACGTTAATTGAAGTCATTAGTGCTTTCGGTCTTCTGATGATTATCATTCTATTTACACTGCCTTCTTTAAGTCAGCTGAGAATGGAGCAAAAATACCTTTCGATCGAGCGAAGCACAATATTAAAACTGGAGAAGAAGATTTCCGAGTTAAATTCCGACGCTTCTTATCCTTTCTCAGTTAAGGATGAACGGGTGGAATATGAATTCTTCCTGTCTTCCGATTATATAGAAGGATGTGCCGTATGGGAGGGATACCGTGATCAGAAAAAAGAAATATGTATGTACTCCCCTCTTCAGTAG